TTGTTTGTCCGCAATCGCCTGTAATAGATAAGCAAAGTTAGCCACCGGCGATTTAATGCTTCCAAGAAGTTTCGCAACAAGAACTTCTCTTGATGGGATGGAAGCCAATTCTTTCACTTGTTCTTCGTTGAAGAATTCACCTTCTACAATACCGGCTTTCAACTCAAGGTTTTTATGTTCTTTTGCAAATTCACTTCCGATTTTCGCAGCACTTACCGGATCCTCATAGCTAAATGCTATGGCATTGGGTCCTGTCAGCACTTCTTTCAGTTCATCCATGCCTGCCATTTCCGCCGCTCGGCTTACAAGCGTATTTTTATACACTTTATAGTCTATACCCGCCTCACGAAACTTGCTTCTTAATTCCGTTACTTCTTCCACCGTCAGGCCACGATAATCGTACAGGATTGCAGATGCTGAATCATTTAACTTTCGTGCAATTTCTTCAACAACCGCTTTCTTTCTCTCTATTGCTTTCGACATGAGATACACCTCCTTTTTTGATTCATTCCTGCTTTAACGAAACAAAAGCCTTTGTCATCCAGTGCAGACGAAGGCCTTTTTCTCTATTTCGAAAAAGCCTCGGCAGGTTTTTTAAACATTTTTTGTCCCTGCGGTCTACGGCATAATATCCAGTTTTAGGTTTATCTTTTACATTACTTTTGTTGGGTTTATTCTAATACCGGGGCTCATCGTGCTGGTTAGGGTAATACTTTTAAGATACTGCCCTTTTGAAGCAGAGGGTTTCGCTCTTACTACTGCATCCAGAAGTGCCTTCAGGTTTTCCTGAAGCTTTTCTTCATCAAAGGATTTTTTCCCTACAGGGACATGTAGTATATTCGTTTTGTCCAGACGATACTCCACTTTACCAGCTTTGATTTCTTCCACGGCATTTTCTATTTCAAAAGTCACGGTGCCAGATTTTGGGTTTGGCATGAGGCCTTTTGGCCCTAACACACGGCCCAAGCGTCCAACAACACCCATCATGTCGGGTGTGGCAACCACAACATCAAAATCAAACCAATTTTCTTTTTGGATTTTCTCCACCATGTCTTCAGCACCTACAAAATCAGCACCGGCTTTTTCAGCCTCTGTTGCTTTATCACCTTTTGCAAACACCAATACTTTTTTAGTCTTACCTGTACCATGGGGTAAAACCACCGCTCCACGAACCTGTTGATCTGCATGTCTTGAGTCTACACCTAGTTTAGCATGCAACTCAACTGTTTCGTCGAAGTTTGCTGTTGGCAGGCTTTTTAGCAGACTAACCGCTTCATTAATGTCATACATCTTACTTTTATCCAGCGCCTTGATAGCGTCTTGATATTTTTTTCCTCTTT
The DNA window shown above is from Tindallia californiensis and carries:
- the rplJ gene encoding 50S ribosomal protein L10, whose amino-acid sequence is MSKAIERKKAVVEEIARKLNDSASAILYDYRGLTVEEVTELRSKFREAGIDYKVYKNTLVSRAAEMAGMDELKEVLTGPNAIAFSYEDPVSAAKIGSEFAKEHKNLELKAGIVEGEFFNEEQVKELASIPSREVLVAKLLGSIKSPVANFAYLLQAIADKQEEAS
- the rplA gene encoding 50S ribosomal protein L1, with translation MPKRGKKYQDAIKALDKSKMYDINEAVSLLKSLPTANFDETVELHAKLGVDSRHADQQVRGAVVLPHGTGKTKKVLVFAKGDKATEAEKAGADFVGAEDMVEKIQKENWFDFDVVVATPDMMGVVGRLGRVLGPKGLMPNPKSGTVTFEIENAVEEIKAGKVEYRLDKTNILHVPVGKKSFDEEKLQENLKALLDAVVRAKPSASKGQYLKSITLTSTMSPGIRINPTKVM